Proteins found in one Gadus macrocephalus chromosome 23, ASM3116895v1 genomic segment:
- the LOC132452078 gene encoding trichohyalin-like isoform X1: MEAKKISRLVLGEVRAVLEVEEEASELALALKMKRLEAAHKAHHILREEERRRAEEEENIRRMAEKRREEVRKKEAEEDKRREEAQRVAEEKRKEEECKKEVQRVAVEKRKEEERKKEAQRVAEEKRKEEECKKEAQRLAEEKRKEEERKKEAQRVAEEKRKEEESKKEAQRVAEEKRKDEARKKKAQRVAEEKRKEEERKKEVQRVAVEKRKEEECKKEAQRVAEEKRKEEERKKEAQRVAEEKRKEEERKKEAQRLAEERRKEEEHKKKEEEIRKDEERKKEAERLAEKRKEEERQREEKLAEEKRREEERKKEAKRLAEEEREGDKRRIVAERLEKERIEKEERERTARVKKEREKLVKEKEAREERELQEKERLSREKGKEERELKEKERLTRERERAERERLLEQAAKEKAMREQMEEIRIAKERESLALKKEKIERAERERQAKERERLALEKANIERERLLKERERLALEKAKIERQRAERERDLKEMERLALEKAKVDIERAERERLANEGERLVLEKAKMERERVERERVAKERERLAFAKAKIEREIAEQGRQERERLSLEKTRVERERVMKEREGLAKERERLVVEKEKMERERAERERLAKERERLVLEKAKMERERVERERLAKERGRLALEKAKIEREIAEQDRQERERLSLEKTRVERERAERERAMKERERLAKERERLVVEKEKMERERAERERPVKERERLVLEKEKMERERTERERLLKERESLALAKAKIEGEIAEQDRQERERLSLEKTRVERERAERERVMKEREGLAKEREEKERMWRKRAEQKRQAQESERAGGEEEKRQQKETERIAREREGMAKQQQRVARERGERERAERERSTIECQRVAKEGDENLERERTDREKQWMAGELREKQRMEGELRERQRMDGELKERQRMAGELRERQRMDGELREKQRMEVERASTEKQQVGLARERAAKNKETENVPEGKGRVGLAPERDTRHGDQARPQV, translated from the coding sequence ATGGAGGCAAAGAAGATCTCCCGGTTGGTGCTGGGGGAGGTCCGGGCCgtcctggaggtggaggaggaggccagtgAGCTCGCCTTGGCCTTGAAGATGAAGAGGCTGGAGGCCGCGCACAAGGCCCACCACAtcctcagagaggaggagcggagacgagccgaggaggaggagaacatcaGAAGAATGGCAGAAAAGAGACGAGAGGAGGTGCGCAAGAAGGAAGCAGAGGAGgataagaggagagaggaggcacaAAGAgtagcagaggagaagagaaaggaggaggaatgCAAGAAGGAGGTACAAAGAGTAGCGGtggagaagagaaaggaggaggaacgCAAGAAGGAGGCACAAAGAGTTgcggaggagaagagaaaggaggaggaatgCAAGAAGGAGGCACAAAGACTAGctgaggagaagagaaaggaggaaGAGCGCAAGAAGGAGGCACAAAGAGTagcggaggagaagagaaaggaggaggaaagcAAGAAGGAGGCACAAAGAGTagcggaggagaagagaaaagaTGAGGCACGCAAGAAGAAGGCACAAAGAgtagcagaggagaagagaaaggaggaggaacgCAAGAAGGAGGTACAAAGAGTAGCGGtggagaagagaaaagaggaggAATGCAAGAAGGAGGCACAAAGAGTAGCTgaggagaagagaaaagaggaagAGCGCAAGAAGGAGGCACAAAGAGTAGctgaggagaagagaaaggaggaggaacgCAAGAAGGAGGCACAAAGATtagcggaggagaggagaaaggaggaagaacacaagaaaaaAGAAGAGGAGATAAGAAAGGACGAAGAGCGCAAAAAGGAGGCAGAGCGATTAGCCgagaagagaaaggaggaggaacgccagagagaggagaagtTAGCGGAGGAGAAGAGACGAGAAGAGGAGCGCAAGAAGGAGGCAAAGAGAttagcagaggaggagagagagggggacaagCGCAGGATAGTGGCAGAGAGGCTGGAAAAGGAGAGaatagagaaagaggagagggagcgtACGGCCAGGgtgaagaaagagagggagaaactggtgaaggagaaggaggcccgggaggagagagaactccaggagaaggagagattaTCACGAGAAAAagggaaggaagaaagagaactgaaggaaaaagagagactcacccgggagagggagagagcggagagggagagattgttaGAACAGGCTGCTAAAGAGAAAGCAATGAGGGAACAGATGGAAGAAATACGCATtgcaaaagaaagagagagtctGGCACTCAAGAAAGAAAAGATAgaaagagcagagagggagagacaagctaaagaaagagagagactggccTTGGAGAAAGcaaatatagagagagagagactcttgaaggagagggagagactggcCCTGGAGAAAGCaaagatagaaagacagagagcagagagagagagagacttgaaggagatggagagactgGCCCTGGAGAAAGCAAAGGTAGACAtagagagagcagaaagagagagactagcaaatgagggagagagactggtcCTAGAGAAAGcaaagatggaaagagagagggtagaaagagagagagtagcaaaggagagggagagactggcttttgcaaaagcaaagatagaaagagagatagcTGAACAGGGCCgacaggaaagagagagactttcCCTGGAGAAGACAagggtggaaagagagagagtcatgaaggaaagagagggactggccaaagaaagagagagactggtcgtagagaaagaaaagatggaaagagagagagcagaaagagagagactagcaaaggagagggagagactggtCCTAGAGAAAGcaaagatggaaagagagagggtagaaagagagagactagcaaaggagagggggagactggCTCTTGAAAAAGcaaagatagaaagagagatagcTGAACAGGACCgacaggaaagagagagactttcCCTGGAGAAGACAagggtggaaagagagagagcagagagggagagagccatgAAGGAAAGAGAGCGACTGgccaaagaaagagagagactggtcgtagagaaagaaaagatggaaagagagagagcagaaagagagagaccggtaaaggagagggagagactggtcctagagaaagaaaaaatggaaagagagagaacagagagggagagactcttgaaggagagggagagtctgGCTCTTGCAAAAGCAAAGATAGAAGGAGAGATAGCTGAACAGGACCgacaggaaagagagagactttcCCTGGAGAAGACAagggtggaaagagagagagcagagagggagagagtcatgaaggaaagagagggactggccaaagaaagagaggagaaagagaggatgtGGCGAAAGAGAGCGGAACAAAAGAGACAAGcccaggagagtgagagagcagggggagaggaggaaaagaggCAGCAGAAGGAGACTGAGAGAATCGcccgagagagagaaggaatggCCAAGCAGCAACAGCGGGtggcgagggagagaggcgagagggagagagcggaaaGAGAGCGCAGCACTATAGAGTGCCAGAGAGTGGCCAAGGAGGGAGATGAAAATCTGGAGCGAGAGAGGACGGATAGAGAGAAGCAGTGGATGGCGGGAGAGctgagagagaagcagaggatggagggagagttgagagagaggcagaggatggatggagagctgaaagagaggcagaggatggCGGGAGAgctgagggagaggcagaggatggatggagagctgagagagaagcagaggatggaggtggagcgggCGTCCACGGAGAAGCAGCAGGTTGGGTTAGCCAGGGAAAGAGCTGCCAAGAACAAGGAGACGGAGAATGTTCCTGAAGGAAAGGGGAGAGTGGGGCTGGCACCGGAGAGGGACACCAGGCATGGGGACCAGGCCAGGCCTCAGGTATAG
- the LOC132452078 gene encoding trichohyalin-like isoform X2, with amino-acid sequence MEAKKISRLVLGEVRAVLEVEEEASELALALKMKRLEAAHKAHHILREEERRRAEEEENIRRMAEKRREEVRKKEAEEDKRREEAQRVAEEKRKEEECKKEAQRVAEEKRKEEECKKEAQRLAEEKRKEEERKKEAQRVAEEKRKEEESKKEAQRVAEEKRKDEARKKKAQRVAEEKRKEEERKKEVQRVAVEKRKEEECKKEAQRVAEEKRKEEERKKEAQRVAEEKRKEEERKKEAQRLAEERRKEEEHKKKEEEIRKDEERKKEAERLAEKRKEEERQREEKLAEEKRREEERKKEAKRLAEEEREGDKRRIVAERLEKERIEKEERERTARVKKEREKLVKEKEAREERELQEKERLSREKGKEERELKEKERLTRERERAERERLLEQAAKEKAMREQMEEIRIAKERESLALKKEKIERAERERQAKERERLALEKANIERERLLKERERLALEKAKIERQRAERERDLKEMERLALEKAKVDIERAERERLANEGERLVLEKAKMERERVERERVAKERERLAFAKAKIEREIAEQGRQERERLSLEKTRVERERVMKEREGLAKERERLVVEKEKMERERAERERLAKERERLVLEKAKMERERVERERLAKERGRLALEKAKIEREIAEQDRQERERLSLEKTRVERERAERERAMKERERLAKERERLVVEKEKMERERAERERPVKERERLVLEKEKMERERTERERLLKERESLALAKAKIEGEIAEQDRQERERLSLEKTRVERERAERERVMKEREGLAKEREEKERMWRKRAEQKRQAQESERAGGEEEKRQQKETERIAREREGMAKQQQRVARERGERERAERERSTIECQRVAKEGDENLERERTDREKQWMAGELREKQRMEGELRERQRMDGELKERQRMAGELRERQRMDGELREKQRMEVERASTEKQQVGLARERAAKNKETENVPEGKGRVGLAPERDTRHGDQARPQV; translated from the exons ATGGAGGCAAAGAAGATCTCCCGGTTGGTGCTGGGGGAGGTCCGGGCCgtcctggaggtggaggaggaggccagtgAGCTCGCCTTGGCCTTGAAGATGAAGAGGCTGGAGGCCGCGCACAAGGCCCACCACAtcctcagagaggaggagcggagacgagccgaggaggaggagaacatcaGAAGAATGGCAGAAAAGAGACGAGAGGAGGTGCGCAAGAAGGAAGCAGAGGAGgataagaggagagaggaggcacaAAGAgtagcagaggagaagagaaaggaggaggaatgCAAGAAGGAG GCACAAAGAGTTgcggaggagaagagaaaggaggaggaatgCAAGAAGGAGGCACAAAGACTAGctgaggagaagagaaaggaggaaGAGCGCAAGAAGGAGGCACAAAGAGTagcggaggagaagagaaaggaggaggaaagcAAGAAGGAGGCACAAAGAGTagcggaggagaagagaaaagaTGAGGCACGCAAGAAGAAGGCACAAAGAgtagcagaggagaagagaaaggaggaggaacgCAAGAAGGAGGTACAAAGAGTAGCGGtggagaagagaaaagaggaggAATGCAAGAAGGAGGCACAAAGAGTAGCTgaggagaagagaaaagaggaagAGCGCAAGAAGGAGGCACAAAGAGTAGctgaggagaagagaaaggaggaggaacgCAAGAAGGAGGCACAAAGATtagcggaggagaggagaaaggaggaagaacacaagaaaaaAGAAGAGGAGATAAGAAAGGACGAAGAGCGCAAAAAGGAGGCAGAGCGATTAGCCgagaagagaaaggaggaggaacgccagagagaggagaagtTAGCGGAGGAGAAGAGACGAGAAGAGGAGCGCAAGAAGGAGGCAAAGAGAttagcagaggaggagagagagggggacaagCGCAGGATAGTGGCAGAGAGGCTGGAAAAGGAGAGaatagagaaagaggagagggagcgtACGGCCAGGgtgaagaaagagagggagaaactggtgaaggagaaggaggcccgggaggagagagaactccaggagaaggagagattaTCACGAGAAAAagggaaggaagaaagagaactgaaggaaaaagagagactcacccgggagagggagagagcggagagggagagattgttaGAACAGGCTGCTAAAGAGAAAGCAATGAGGGAACAGATGGAAGAAATACGCATtgcaaaagaaagagagagtctGGCACTCAAGAAAGAAAAGATAgaaagagcagagagggagagacaagctaaagaaagagagagactggccTTGGAGAAAGcaaatatagagagagagagactcttgaaggagagggagagactggcCCTGGAGAAAGCaaagatagaaagacagagagcagagagagagagagacttgaaggagatggagagactgGCCCTGGAGAAAGCAAAGGTAGACAtagagagagcagaaagagagagactagcaaatgagggagagagactggtcCTAGAGAAAGcaaagatggaaagagagagggtagaaagagagagagtagcaaaggagagggagagactggcttttgcaaaagcaaagatagaaagagagatagcTGAACAGGGCCgacaggaaagagagagactttcCCTGGAGAAGACAagggtggaaagagagagagtcatgaaggaaagagagggactggccaaagaaagagagagactggtcgtagagaaagaaaagatggaaagagagagagcagaaagagagagactagcaaaggagagggagagactggtCCTAGAGAAAGcaaagatggaaagagagagggtagaaagagagagactagcaaaggagagggggagactggCTCTTGAAAAAGcaaagatagaaagagagatagcTGAACAGGACCgacaggaaagagagagactttcCCTGGAGAAGACAagggtggaaagagagagagcagagagggagagagccatgAAGGAAAGAGAGCGACTGgccaaagaaagagagagactggtcgtagagaaagaaaagatggaaagagagagagcagaaagagagagaccggtaaaggagagggagagactggtcctagagaaagaaaaaatggaaagagagagaacagagagggagagactcttgaaggagagggagagtctgGCTCTTGCAAAAGCAAAGATAGAAGGAGAGATAGCTGAACAGGACCgacaggaaagagagagactttcCCTGGAGAAGACAagggtggaaagagagagagcagagagggagagagtcatgaaggaaagagagggactggccaaagaaagagaggagaaagagaggatgtGGCGAAAGAGAGCGGAACAAAAGAGACAAGcccaggagagtgagagagcagggggagaggaggaaaagaggCAGCAGAAGGAGACTGAGAGAATCGcccgagagagagaaggaatggCCAAGCAGCAACAGCGGGtggcgagggagagaggcgagagggagagagcggaaaGAGAGCGCAGCACTATAGAGTGCCAGAGAGTGGCCAAGGAGGGAGATGAAAATCTGGAGCGAGAGAGGACGGATAGAGAGAAGCAGTGGATGGCGGGAGAGctgagagagaagcagaggatggagggagagttgagagagaggcagaggatggatggagagctgaaagagaggcagaggatggCGGGAGAgctgagggagaggcagaggatggatggagagctgagagagaagcagaggatggaggtggagcgggCGTCCACGGAGAAGCAGCAGGTTGGGTTAGCCAGGGAAAGAGCTGCCAAGAACAAGGAGACGGAGAATGTTCCTGAAGGAAAGGGGAGAGTGGGGCTGGCACCGGAGAGGGACACCAGGCATGGGGACCAGGCCAGGCCTCAGGTATAG